One segment of Rosa chinensis cultivar Old Blush chromosome 6, RchiOBHm-V2, whole genome shotgun sequence DNA contains the following:
- the LOC112173848 gene encoding calcineurin-binding protein 1 isoform X2, translating to MFSIAAINDDTDSKGTWEPLAPTKEAQEFHLSQTYHEGLHKLQTKEYKRASELLESVLKDPLIENARVDGNVSDCHLLQLRFLALKNLANVFLQQGSEHYESALRCYLQAVEIDTKDSVVWNQLGTLSCSMGSLSISRWAFEQGLLCSPNNWNCMEKLLEVLIAIGDEVACLSVAELILRHWPSHSRALHVKKTIEESEPVPFAPRGIDKLEPKHVRLKFVDKRKASQALLEEDVASKKLNQSMDLNLADATWAAVADALLDILLPLNGCRSEMGNAKEYRSGDIRLILHLPSSSEGNRGSEERKGHNLAPIRENTSSGDCNTGRTGVKEKDTSLLEFQKQERRSTRLERLRTRKPGKEDLDFANGKAQAKVVIQCLEPFIAGGSGIKDSNHSSNHSVSCPDQANPWDTEYGDVCRFVEKASKNYGAFHLAHLLLEEVASRDLQHQDAFVKFLDLEKMTRNWGKDRTPECCLFLAELYYDLGSLSDASRLSVFMSEASYHLCKILESVALEDESISGLKRIFGNNGISANNSVCKDVSLGDKLLASSSFWVRFFWLSGRLSILDGNKEKAHQEFCISLSLLANKENISDSQRVIRLPYCKVLKELTVGRILHEINILKVDFLTQKTLSEMIEKEMYMECMTLLVPLLFATRNVPPDALPLRLANKGGEGVTSVELSALDILIKACEKTKPVDVDIYLNCHRRKLQILMAAAGIDECLASCKSFLSKSGSKARFHSVIDSNESSSKQCWNFLVAEEVKAISQCASQVKNFIDQPGASDSNSVPMSSIGDLQCLLLSVMCNVASIFLCKKSTELVTADEIEQSCFIEASIAFCKLQHLNHMIPVKTQVDLIVTMHDLLAEYGLCCAGQGTEKEEGMFLKFAIKHLLALDMKFKSTFNSSSKETTEDNELLDLNSPAKITLNESKSDTLDVEMVHTGRDEISTAGKDVSEAISSKNILSDKALEEDLNLESEGRKQDEDGSGAKFNRGEEASDQLNEDEDELIEDEREELELKIDYALDQCFFCLYGLNIRSDSSYEDDLAVHKNTSPGDYQTKEQCADVFQYILPYAKASSRTGLVKVRRVLRAIRKHFPQPPEDVLAGNAIDKFLDDLNLCEDKLSDEAGSDGFLETITKVILPDERRFKQQKSSSVGSSEPYLDVYCNLYYFLALSEEMSATDKWPGFVLTKEGEEFVQHNANLFKYDLLYNPLRFESWQRLGHIYDEEVDLLLNDGSKHINVAGWRKNVTLPQRVETSRRRSRRCLLMSLALAKTSAQQSEIHELLALVYYDSLQSVVPFYDQRTVVPLKDAAWVVFCENSMRHFKKAFAHKQDWSHAYYIGKLCEKLGYSYETSLSYYDKAIALNPTAVDPVYRMHASRLKLLFTCGKQNLEALKVLSAYAFSQSTKDAVMTMLGDMDAEMSNSPKDRSTETNSEKVKHEDAVKSKVWNMLYSDCLCALETCIEGELKHFHKARYMLAQGLHRRGESGASERAKDELSFCFKSSRSSFTINMWEIDSTAKKGRRKTPGVCGSKRSLEVNLPESSRKFITCIRKYLLFYLKLLEETGDICTLDRAYISLRSDKRFSLCIEDLVPVALGRYVKALVLSIRQVETVGSGAVDNSEHILEKVFSLFMEQGNLWPEICGLPEIKVTETSESSLYGYLHEHIISLEENGKLDTLEAINEKIRKRFKNPKLSNSNCAKVCRHASIAWCRSLILWLAQITPSQSEIASEIQVLNPSDGGLENSQLLCVDLQTDELWSSAFEDPTHFKKLEAKRNPVFSKIKNLVVKKASDENLETASALLRSSYNFYRESSSVMPSSGVNLYLVSSWLARDTQFRPSTEGAEILDLSIPRKLLLWAYTLLHGRYTNISFVVKHCEENARSKMKKGAGTSTVPSNTSIANTTTAHTASVAACGRDGIGHSGTGDTDPANAVVSTSLPESTTQCTNQPPSDMYQTSSFAAPPLQHCNNPVTERSNTTAADEGAPDKVDI from the exons ATG ttctcAATTGCAGCTATCAATGACGATACTGACTCCAAAGGCACGTGGGAGCCCTTAGCTCCTACCAAAGAAGCTCAG GAATTTCATCTCTCACAAACTTATCATGAAGGACTTCACAAGTTACAAACTAAAGAATACAAGAGGGCTAGTGAGTTGTTAGAGTCTGTTCTAAAAGACCCTTTAATAGAAAACGCGCGG GTGGATGGTAATGTCAGCGATTGTCATCTATTGCAACTCAG ATTTTTGGCACTGAAGAACCTTGCCAATGTTTTTCTTCAACAAGGTTCAGAACATTATGAGAGTGCTCTACGATGTTATCTCCAAGCTGTAGAGATTGATACCAAAGATTCTGTTGTCTGGAACCAGCTAGGAACATTATCATGCTCGATGGGCTCTCTGAGTATATCACGTTGGGCATTTGAGCAAGGGCTTTTGTGCAGCCCTAATAATT GGAACTGCATGGAGAAATTGTTGGAAGTTCTTATTGCTATCGGTGATGAGGTTGCATGCCTTTCTGTGGCAGAGTTAATTTTGAGGCATTGGCCGTCACATTCTCGTGCTTTGcatgtcaagaaaacaattgaaGAGTCAGAGCCGGTTCCATTTGCTCCGAGAGGTATAGATAAGCTGGAACCTAAACATGTCCGTCTCAAATTTGTTGACAAGAGAAAAGCATCTCAAGCACTTCTGGAGGAGGACGTTGCATCCAAGAAGCTGAACCAGAGCATGGATTTGAACCTTGCAGACGCTACTTGGGCAGCTGTTGCTGATGCACTCTTGGATATCTTACTTCCGTTGAATGGCTGTAGATCTGAGATGGGGAATGCAAAAGAATACAGATCTGGAGACATCAGATTAATTTTACACTTACCTTCTAGTTCAGAAGGTAACAGAGGGTCTGAGGAAAGAAAAGGACATAACTTGGCCCCAATTCGTGAAAATACCTCTTCCGGTGATTGCAACACTGGAAGAACAGGTGTTAAAGAGAAAGACACAAGTCTTCTAGAATTCCAAAAACAGGAGAGGCGGAGTACTCGCCTTGAAAGGCTTAGAACTCGTAAACCAGGGAAAGAAGATCTTGACTTTGCTAATGGTAAAGCTCAGGCCAAGGTTGTTATTCAGTGTCTAGAACCTTTTATTGCTGGCGGATCAGGAATCAAAGATTCCAATCATTCTAGTAATCATTCTGTTTCATGTCCTGATCAAGCTAATCCCTGGGATACTGAATATGGTGATGTTTGCAGATTTGTTGAAAAAGCTTCAAAGAACTACGGTGCTTTCCATTTGGCTCACTTGCTTTTGGAAGAGGTTGCAAGTAGAGATCTTCAGCATCAGGATGCATTTGTTAAGTTTCTGGACTTGGAAAAGATGACAAGGAATTGGGGGAAGGATAGGACCCCTGAATGCTGCCTTTTCCTGGCTGAGCTTTATTATGACCTTGGTTCATTGTCTGATGCTTCAAGGTTGTCAGTATTCATGTCCGAGGCATCTTATCATCTTTGTAAGATTCTCGAATCAGTAGCTTTGGAAGATGAAAGCATCTCTGGGCTTAAGAGAATCTTCGGTAATAATGGAATATCAGCCAACAATTCTGTTTGCAAGGATGTATCATTAGGTGACAAGTTGTTAGCAAGTAGCTCCTTTTGGGTTCGGTTTTTCTGGTTAAGTGGACGATTATCTATTTTAGACGGCAACAAGGAAAAAGCCCACCAAGAATTCTGTATATCCTTGTCACTTTTGGCAAACAAGGAAAATATCAGTGATTCGCAGCGTGTAATCCGCCTCCCATATTGCAAGGTTCTTAAAGAGTTAACTGTTGGTAGGATTCTCCATGAAATTAACATTTTAAAGGTTGATTTCTTGACGCAGAAGACTTTAAGTGAGATGATTGAGAAGGAAATGTATATGGAGTGCATGACCTTGCTTGTTCCGCTTCTATTTGCCACAAGAAATGTGCCCCCTGATGCATTACCTCTACGCTTAGCTAATAAAGGAGGCGAAGGAGTTACTTCAGTTGAACTGTCAGCACTAGACATTTTAATCAAAGCTTGTGAAAAGACAAAACCTGTGGATGTTGACATTTATTTGAATTGTCATCGTCGGAAACTGCAAATTCTTATGGCAGCAGCAGGGATTGATGAATGCCTGGCTTCCTGTAAATCCTTCCTTTCTAAATCAGGGTCAAAAGCTCGCTTCCATTCTGTCATAGATTCAAATGAAAGTTCGAGCAAGCAGTGCTGGAATTTCTTGGTTGCAGAGGAAGTAAAGGCCATTTCTCAATGTGCGTCCcaagtgaagaattttattgATCAACCTGGAGCTTCT GACAGCAATTCTGTTCCAATGAGCAGCATAGGTGATCTCCAATGCTTGCTCTTGTCAGTCATGTGTAATGTTGCAAGCATATTCCTCTGTAAGAAATCTACTGAGCTAGTGACGGCTGATGAAATTGAACAAAGTTGCTTTATTGAAGCTTCCATTGCATTCTGCAAACTTCAACACCTCAACCACATGATACCTGTTAAAACTCAA GTTGACTTAATTGTCACTATGCACGATCTACTGGCGGAATATGGACTCTGCTGTGCGGGTCAGGGTACTGAAAAGGAGGAAGGAATGTTTCTTAAATTTGCAATTAAGCATCTATTGGCCTTGGATATGAAGTTTAAATCTACCTTTAACTCATCAAGCAAAGAAACAACTGAAGACAACGAGCTGCTTGACCTAAATAGTCCTGCCAAAATAACTctaaatgaatcaaaatcagaTACACTAGATGTGGAAATGGTTCACACTGGAAGAGATGAAATCAGTACTGCAGGGAAGGATGTATCAGAAGCAATATCATCAAAAAACATTTTATCTGATAAAGCTCTAGAGGAAGATCTTAATTTGGAATCAGAAGGTAGAAAGCAAGATGAAGATGGTTCTGGTGCTAAGTTCAACAGAGGTGAAGAAGCAAGCGATCAATtgaatgaagatgaagatgaactcATAGAAGATGAAAGGGAGGAGCTTGAGTTGAAAATTGATTATGCCTTGGATCAGTGTTTCTTCTGCTTATATGGTCTAAATATTAGATCTGATTCATCCTATGAAGATGACTTAGCTGTGCACAAAAATACTAGCCCTGGTGATTACCAGACAAAGGAACAATGTGCTGATGTTTTTCAGTACATACTTCCTTATGCAAAGGCTTCTTCT AGGACAGGACTAGTCAAAGTTCGAAGAGTACTCAGAGCCATACGCAAACACTTTCCACAACCACCAGAAGATGTTTTGGCTGGAAATGCAATAGATAAGTTCTTAGATGATCTCAATTTATGTGAAGATAAGCTCTCAGATGAGGCTGGGTCTGACGGCTTTCTTGAGACCATAACGAAGGTGATACTTCCTGATGAGAGAAGGTTTAAACAACAAAAGTCATCATCCGTTGGGAG CTCTGAACCATATCTGGATGTCTATTGCAATTTATATTATTTCCTTGCCCTCTCTGAGGAAATGAGTGCTACAGACAAGTGGCCTGGCTTTGTGCTTACAAAGGAAGGGGAAGAATTTGTACAGCATAATGCGAATCTCTTCAAATATGATTTACTCTATAACCCTCTGCGTTTTGAAAGTTGGCAAAGACTAGGACATATCTATGACGAG GAAGTGGACTTGTTACTAAATGATGGCAGTAAACACATCAATGTGGCAGGATGGAGGAAGAATGTTACATTACCTCAGAGGGTTGAGACAAGTCGAAGGAGGAGTAGGCGGTGTCTGTTAATGAGTTTGGCTTTGGCAAAGACATCAGCTCAGCAG AGTGAGATACACGAGTTATTGGCATTGGTATACTATGATAGCCTTCAAAGCGTGGTGCCATTTTATGATCAACGAACTGTTGTACCCTTGAAGGATGCAGCATGGGTGGTGTTTTGCGAGAACTCGATGAGACACTTTAAAAAGGCTTTTGCTCACAA GCAAGACTGGTCCCATGCTTACTATATTGGGAAGCTCTGTGAAAAGCTTGGGTACTCCTATGAGACATCTTTATCATATTATGATAAAGCTATTGCTCTGAATCCAACAGCTGTAGATCCTGTTTACAGGATGCATGCTTCGCGCCTGAAATTACTTTTTACATGTGGAAAACAAAATCTAGAAGCTTTAAAg GTTCTTTCAGCATATGCCTTTAGTCAATCAACGAAGGATGCTGTCATGACAATGTTAGGTGACATGGATGCGGAAATGTCAAATTCACCAAAGGATAGAAGCACAGAAACAAACTCTGAGAAGGTGAAGCATGAAGATGCGGTTAAATCAAAGGTGTGGAACATGCTTTACAGCGACTGTCTTTGTGCCCTTGAAACTTGTATTGAAGGGGAGCTTAAACATTTTCATAAAGCCAGATATATGCTTGCACAAGGTCTGCATCGAAGAGGGGAAAGTGGTGCATCTGAGAGAGCAAAAGATGAACTCTCTTTTTGCTTCAAGTCATCTCGGTCATCATTTACAATAAATATGTGGGAAATTGATAGTACAGCCAAAAAAGGAAG GCGGAAAACTCCTGGAGTTTGCGGGAGCAAAAGGTCCCTTGAGGTTAACTTACCTGAAAGTTCTAGAAAATTCATCACTTGCATTAGGAAATATCTTCTGTTCTATTTGAAACTGTTGGAGGAGACTGGAGACATCTGTACTCTTGACCGTGCTTATATCTCTCTTCGGTCTGATAAGAGG TTTTCACTATGCATTGAAGATCTTGTTCCAGTTGCCCTTGGGAGGTATGTAAAGGCCCTTGTTTTATCAATCCGCCAAGTTGAAACTGTTGGCTCTGGTGCTGTAGATAATTCCGAGCATATATTGGAGAAAGTGTTTTCTTTGTTCATGGAACAGGGGAACTTATGGCCTGAAATATGTGGTTTGCCTGAGATTAAGGTCACAGAAACATCAGAAAGCAGTTTATATGG ATATCTTCATGAACATATCATATCATTAGAGGAAAATGGTAAATTGGACACTCTTGAAGCCATAAATGAGAAGATTCGAAAGCGTTTCAAGAATCCAAAATTGTCAAACAGCAACTGTGCGAAAGTTTGCAGGCATGCATCCATTGCTTGGTGTAGATCTCTTATATTGTGGTTGGCACAGATCACTCCTTCACAGTCTGAAATCGCAAGTGAGATTCAGGTTCTAAATCCTTCAGATGGTGGGTTGGAAAATAGCCAGCTGCTCTGTGTTGATTTGCAGACAGATGAATTGTGGAGTTCAGCTTTTGAGGACCCAACCCATTTTAAAAAGCTTGAGGCAAAACGAAATCCTGTTTTCTCTAAAATAAAGAACTTAGTTGTTAAGAAAGCTTCAGATGAAAATTTAGAGACTGCCAGTGCTTTGCTTCGATCTTCGTACAACTTCTATCGTGAGAGCTCAAGTGTAATGCCTTCATCCGGTGTCAATCTGTATTTAGTTTCATCATGGTTAGCAAGGGATACACAATTCAGACCAAGCACGGAGGGGGCTGAAATCCTTGACCTTAGCATTCCAAGGAAGCTTCTCTTGTGGGCTTACACACTATTGCATGGCCGTTACACAAACATCTCTTTTGTTGTAAAGCATTGTGAAGAAAATGCAAGG TCTAAAATGAAAAAAGGAGCAGGAACCTCAACTGTGCCCTCAAACACAAGCATAGCAAACACCACCACTGCTCACACAG CATCGGTAGCAGCTTGTGGCAGAGACGGAATCGGACATAGTGGAACCGGCGACACAGATCCAGCAAACGCAGTAGTATCTACCTCATTGCCTGAGAGCACAACGCAATGTACAAATCAACCACCTTCTGACATGTACCAGACGAGTTCATTTGCTGCTCCCCCACTTCAGCATTGCAACAACCCCGTTACAGAGAGGAGCAATACAACAGCAGCAGATGAAGGAGCTCCAGACAAAGTTGACATATAA